Proteins co-encoded in one Bacillus infantis NRRL B-14911 genomic window:
- a CDS encoding mannitol-1-phosphate 5-dehydrogenase, with translation MKKAVHFGAGNIGRGFIGALFSKSGYHVTFVDIAEEIINLLNEQGEYKVNLAAENGSSEKISSVSGLNNMTQESQVIEAIGEAEYLTTAIGPNILPRIAPLIAKGIAERVKKTDDKLYIIACENQISATDLLKGYILENLDEETAGKLEGRVFFFNSAVDRIVPIQNNQGSLDVLVEPYYEWVVEAPTDIPAVEGMKIVPDLAPFIERKLFTVNTGHAVIAYLGYLAGKETIDEALKDEAVYKQAEATLKETGAYLVKEYGLDAEEHAQYIKKIIGRFQNGFLNDGVTRVGRSPIRKLGPNDRLVRPAEQAMKAGLPFENLAKAIAAALHFDFQGDEEAVKIQEMLKEHGPLYVLKEVSGLEEDNLIAKEAARQYEQMKK, from the coding sequence AATCTATTGAATGAACAAGGCGAATATAAAGTCAATCTGGCTGCCGAGAACGGTTCATCAGAGAAGATCAGCTCTGTTTCAGGACTTAATAATATGACACAGGAAAGCCAGGTCATTGAAGCCATCGGTGAGGCTGAGTATCTTACAACAGCGATCGGTCCGAATATCCTGCCGCGCATTGCCCCGCTCATTGCCAAGGGCATTGCTGAAAGAGTTAAAAAAACTGATGACAAGCTGTATATCATTGCCTGTGAAAACCAGATTTCAGCTACCGACCTCTTGAAAGGCTATATTCTTGAAAACCTTGATGAGGAAACGGCAGGAAAGCTGGAAGGCCGGGTATTCTTCTTTAATTCAGCTGTAGACCGGATTGTTCCGATCCAGAATAACCAAGGGTCCCTTGATGTGCTGGTTGAGCCTTACTATGAGTGGGTTGTCGAAGCACCAACAGATATACCTGCTGTAGAAGGAATGAAAATCGTTCCTGATCTTGCTCCTTTTATTGAAAGAAAATTATTTACCGTCAATACGGGCCATGCTGTCATCGCCTATCTAGGGTACCTTGCAGGCAAGGAAACCATTGATGAAGCCCTGAAGGATGAAGCTGTCTACAAACAGGCTGAAGCGACGCTGAAGGAAACTGGCGCATATCTTGTAAAGGAATATGGGCTTGATGCTGAAGAGCATGCACAGTATATCAAGAAAATTATCGGCCGTTTCCAGAACGGTTTCCTGAACGACGGTGTAACAAGGGTAGGACGTTCACCGATAAGGAAGCTCGGGCCGAATGACAGGCTTGTCCGTCCTGCAGAACAGGCAATGAAGGCAGGTTTGCCGTTCGAAAATCTTGCCAAGGCCATTGCTGCGGCACTGCATTTCGACTTCCAGGGAGATGAGGAAGCCGTTAAAATCCAGGAGATGCTGAAAGAGCACGGGCCATTATATGTGCTCAAGGAAGTCAGCGGCCTGGAGGAAGACAATCTTATTGCAAAAGAAGCTGCCCGCCAGTATGAGCAGATGAAAAAATAA